The region CCTCGGCTCTATCCTGCTAGAATATGTGAGGCGAAGACTTTGCAGACCAGGGGTAGGAAGGacagcaacccccctcccctccccccggaaTAGTTCAAAGCCCCCTGTGTACTACGAATGTGCTTTGCAATAACTGAATTATTAAAAGTTTTACTTCAATCATTTGCTTTTACTCTCAATTTCCCTAATACTTATCATGCCCTCCCCAGCTGTTGGGGCTGATATTGTAGCTGTGCTTCCTTTGCGAAGGAAATGAGTGCTAGGTTTGTTTGAAACGCGATGAGAGCTTACAGAAAAACATTGATTTCACTTGGAAATCAGTGTTAGCTATGGGAAATTGAAattgatattcttgtagagaacaAAAGGTTGCAAAcactattaaaagaaataatcagCAGACATGAATGGTAAATGCCACAAATAAACTAAAAGATTAAGGATAAGTCCAatttgcgaagcttagcctcgccccggctatgcccatgaggggagcccggcctgtgtcgactaatgccgactcgctcatgtgtgtcagctggtgctgactcggctgaacctagttcttacccaccgtggtgccaagccacagcaataacctctaggcgacagttgcaacttctcgcgccgacccctcggatgaaaggccgacacgttaccactgtactagcccggaggctactaAAAGACTGCAGAAAATGCCACTTACAGTCCAAGTCCACTCGGTGCTCCTGAGTTTCAGCTTTATCTTGCTCTGCATACCAATTTGAAGATAATGTTTACGGGGGATGTTGGGGCAGAGctccccatcaaccctccccttggGCTGTGCCCAATGGCACGGCCAGTCACAGCAACTTAGATTGTTGAATCAATTTTGTTACTTGAATGCATACGTACTGTAAAGATTTACCATTGTAGTTTTACCACTgtaatttagattttattttatttatttatttatatattttttaccagaAAATCTACCCAACTCCATGTTACAAAATTTATTCAATAATCTAAATTGCTGTGACTGAGCATACCCTTTAGCCATTACCATTTGTGACTGCAGGTTATTTCTTGTACAGATAACTGCAACTTTTAATCCTCTACAAAAGTTTCATATTCATTTTGCCCTGCCTTAGTGTGCCCAGTGAATATCACTAATAAAAAGTTAAAGTAACGGATTGTACTTATAAAATCTGTGTCTGTTTTATTTGCTTACTGATGACTGGAATTGTCAGTACTCTAAAAAATTCTCAAGTATGAGAGATTAATGAAAAGCTGTACATACGTTCACTCGCTTATTGGAATGGTTTGAAGTAGATCAAACCATAGataattttttatggttttgcttggccctttctttgttttaccatctttatttcataataatttttctcGTCAACAGAACTTTCAGGATGGAGAGGTAAAGTTTACCAGAAAAGATCACAGTACAATGTATTGAGATCAGATCTTATTGCACCATATTTGCCACAtctgtatttattatgtaatttgaATGTAGCTTTATTACTTGTCATTTAATACAGGACTGCCTATTGCTTTGTATTGAAATACGACgtgatatagatttttataatgtattaccAAACTGGTTGATAGTCTTCATATGCAGTATGGCCTTGACTTAGCAACTCTGATGGactggaaaaaaattatataaatacctcAGTATTAGGGTGAAGAAAAGCTCACCAATAACTAATTTAGACTAGTCCATGCTACATGCATAGGTCATGCTGTCAAGATCAAACAGAGGACATGATTATATTTGTGTTACATATTGTTTTAATATCTCAACCACGAAACTTTGAAACTTTGTCGAATTTTGCAAATGACtttgtgtgtgaaattatgtATCAATAAGACAGAAATAATTCTTTCAATGAATGAGTGATGAATTTATATTAGGTGGTGAATATGTATGCTATAAATAGTATATTAGAGAATTCCTTCTCAAGTAttgttttatatcttttcatGATCATTCATGATTTCATCACTTTTTACTCCATTATAGTTTTCTGTAGCACCAGACTGATAATTTATGCTAGTTAAGATTGACATTATTTATGTTATCCActcctctctttcgccttttcATGTCCCTGTCTTCAtgactcactgtctgtctgtccctctctgtctctcgccacTGCCTCATTTTTTTCCTGCCTCTCTGCCTCCTGTCCTGCCTTCTGTCCTGCTCCCTTCCCtactccttctttctctgcctctatccactccctttctctctctcttctcttctcttccttctctctgtcctcctctgtcctctctgtctctccctgtcctcttctccctccctctctcttcctcgccttcctcctcccttctccttcctcctcctttccctgctcccctgtcctgtcctgtccctgctctcctgtccctgtccctgtcctctcctctctcctgtccctgtcctgtccctgtccctgtccctccctgctctcctgtcccttctcctctgtctcttcctctgtctcgtctcctgtcctctctctgtctctctctctgtctctctctctctctctctctctctctctactactactactactactactactactactactactactactactactactactactactactactactactactgctactactactactactacaaggtCTTATATGTTTTAGAAGATGTTTCATAGTCTATGCATTTGACTAATAGATTGAaaggcatctccaaatactttcTTTTGTTGGTCATTTTTTGATTTCTTGACCTTCCCTTCTAGTGCTATTGTTAGGTTATGCTTTATTTCATGTACACACGAAGATTAGAGAACAGTTGGTATCAACATGAAACACACAAGAATGGTTTACTTTCATTATGATTagaatatatctcatattatatttattttgtgtcatCAATAGTTTTTAAACTTTGCAGCACATCAAGGATGGATTGGTTGTTTGGCCGTAAGATGACTCCTGAGGAGATGCTCAGGAAGAATCAGCGAGCATTAAACAAAGCCATGCGTGATTTGGACCGAGAAAGAGCAAAGATGGAGCAGCAGGAAAAGAAGATCATTgcggatataaaaaaatatgcaaagatGGGTCAGATGGTGAGATAATTTGAAGTTGTGTTATTTCTTTCatcattaattgattattttttatttctctgattttGTTCAGTTGTGTAAATGAAAAGTATGAATAGTCAAAGAAAATTAGATACTTATTAAGCCTATGAAAATACATAGAAACAGTGAGATTAAGAAATTTTTGTGGAAAATACTTTGTATTATCTAATTTGTTTATCAGATACGTGTATGAAATGAAGTTAATTTTACAGCAGCTTTGGTCtttaacattttgaaaaaaataatttctttgtcTGTTGTAGGATGCAGTTAAAGTAATGGCAAAAGATTTGGTGAGGACACGTCGCTACACTAAGAAGTTCATCATGATGAAGGCTCAGATTCAAGCAGTTTCACTCAAGATCACTTCATTGAAGAGTCAGAACGCCATGGCAGGAGCTATGAAGGGGGTTACCAAGGCCATGATGAGCATGAACAAGTGAGCTGTTCATTTGTGGAACCTTGTTTTGACATTACTATCTTTCTTCagtggagagaagaaaggagttaTTCTAAGGCTTTTAGTTTTTAGCATTTGTGGAtgctgtgtatttatttatttatttatttattatttttttctctccattcttaAGAGATTAGAATTTATGGTATGGGCTGATGTTTGCATTCTAAGATGAATATTCGTGAATTTAGCTATACATAGTCAGTTTTTTCTTATGGTGAAGTCTTTCTGCTGAAACTTGTGCATTTTctgtcagtttttatttttttattacagcttATGaactaatatattttacattgttcCAGGCAACTGAAGCTTCCACAGATCCAGCAGATTATGCAAGAAtttgaaaaacagacagagattaTGGACATGAAGGAGGAAATGATGAATGACGTCATAGATGATGCCATGGGTGATGAAGACGATGAAGAGGAAACGTAAGTTTGTGCTGTTGagaagttttttgttattttttttcctctttgtatctGTGTGCTTAGGATTATAACAGGAAATATGTATGCCGTGCTCTTCACCATTACTGACAAGATGCTCTATACCCATTCTGTTTTCAAGCTGTCCCATATGAAagtacaaatttatttttctttctctgtatatgcATACTTTTTTCTTTGAGCACTTAcagaaagaagaatggaaagaggtactaaaatatatttgtaattttttataattttactctGAAACTATAGTTACATGTGTCACAGACAGTAACTGGAAATCTTGATGTCAGTGGATTGGAATCCAGCCATGGACAAAACTTGATTATAACCCTCATCTTCATTGGGCAGTCAGAGGTAGTGCTAAGCCGCTGAAATGGCATACATATTTGCACAAAGCAGCTCCTTTTTTAATTCTTCTCATggtagaaatattttatattattccacAGTTTCCTGTTGCTCAAATTTCTCCAAAAGAGATGTAtcctttcatttctattattacagaGTTTTACCAGTCATCATATTTAATTTGATTAacaaattaaatgataatgataaaatagttatGTTTAAAAGGTCAATTTGCAGTTAGTAGATACTCTGTTATGATATAAAGTCTAAATTAGAAGGTTCACAATCTGATGAAACCCTTGGGAGTGCTGTGAACAGCATATAGTGGTGTCACAAGATTTTGCAGTAAGATCAATTTTAAGCCCATCTCATTCACATGTTTACCATTTGAGCAGGTAACCTGTGTTTATTTTGCTTTGAGCTACAGTAATTCTTGGAACAGGCAAAGCTGTACCTTGTTTTAAAGGTAAAATCTTCTGAGGGTTGGTGTGAAAGAAAGAGTACCACAGAAAGGACTTTGTGTCTAGAAgagatgtaattatttttaatagaCAGTCCAAGCATTGTAATCTTTGTTGAATGGATTTTAGGTGGTTTCTATACCACTAGAAATTCCATTTCTCAGTGGCATGGATGGGATGAATGGGAAAAGGTTACTTTGATGTCAATAGCTAGTGTAACTGTTTTCAACGTAGTCTGTTAGCAAATTACTTGTCAAATGCAAAgc is a window of Penaeus monodon isolate SGIC_2016 chromosome 36, NSTDA_Pmon_1, whole genome shotgun sequence DNA encoding:
- the LOC119595866 gene encoding charged multivesicular body protein 2a-like isoform X2, which codes for MESTSRMDWLFGRKMTPEEMLRKNQRALNKAMRDLDRERAKMEQQEKKIIADIKKYAKMGQMDAVKVMAKDLVRTRRYTKKFIMMKAQIQAVSLKITSLKSQNAMAGAMKGVTKAMMSMNKQLKLPQIQQIMQEFEKQTEIMDMKEEMMNDVIDDAMGDEDDEEETDAVVSQVLDELGLQMTEGLSDLPSAAGTIGNPTPANKQSVAVADAADDDIQARLDNLRRE
- the LOC119595866 gene encoding charged multivesicular body protein 2a-like isoform X1, which gives rise to MDWLFGRKMTPEEMLRKNQRALNKAMRDLDRERAKMEQQEKKIIADIKKYAKMGQMDAVKVMAKDLVRTRRYTKKFIMMKAQIQAVSLKITSLKSQNAMAGAMKGVTKAMMSMNKQLKLPQIQQIMQEFEKQTEIMDMKEEMMNDVIDDAMGDEDDEEETDAVVSQVLDELGLQMTEGLSDLPSAAGTIGNPTPANKQSVAVADAADDDIQARLDNLRRE